In the genome of Capra hircus breed San Clemente chromosome 5, ASM170441v1, whole genome shotgun sequence, one region contains:
- the LOC102182482 gene encoding olfactory receptor 9K2-like, with protein MGDRGTSNHSEVTDFILVGFRVHAELHILLFLLFLLIYTMILLGNIGMMVIIMTDPRLNTPMYFFLGNLSFIDLFYSSVIAPKAMINFWSESKSISFAGCVTQLFLFALFIVTEGFLLAVMAYDRFIAICNPLLYSVQMSAHLCVQLVAGSYFCGCISSVLQTSMTFTLSFCASRTIDHFYCDDRPLQKISCSDLYIHKMVSFFLCSIIILPTIIVIIVSYIYIVSTVLKIRSTEGRKKVFSTCSSHLGVVSVLYGAVFFMYLTPDTFPELSKVASLCYTLVTPMLNPLIYSLRNKDVKEALRKSLEKRYFNSIFTVM; from the coding sequence ATGGGTGACAGGGGAACAAGCAACCACTCAGAAGTGACTGACTTCATTCTTGTCGGCTTCAGGGTCCACGCAGAGCTCCACATTCTCCTCTTCCTGCTATTTCTACTTATCTACACCATGATCCTTCTAGGAAATATTGGCATGATGGTCATTATTATGACTGACCCCCGGCTGAACACACCAATGTATTTCTTCCTAGGCAACCTCTCCTTCATTGATCTCTTCTATTCATCTGTTATTGCACCCAAGGCTATGATCAACTTCTGGTCTGAGAGCAAGTCCATCTCATTTGCAGGCTGTGTGACCCAGCTCTTTCTCTTTGCTCTCTTCATTGTGACTGAGGGGTTTCTCCTGGCAGTCATGGCTTATGACCGCTTCATTGCCATCTGCAACCCACTCCTCTACTCTGTCCAGATGTCAGCACATCTCTGTGTTCAGTTGGTGGCTGGTTCCTATTTTTGTGGCTGTATTAGCTCAGTTCTTCAAACCAGCATGACATTTACTTTATCCTTTTGTGCTTCTCGGACCATTGACCATTTTTACTGTGATGACCGTCCACTTCAGAAGATTTCTTGTTCTGATCTCTATATTCATAAGATGGTATCCTTTTTCTTATGCAGCATTATCATTTTGCCTACCATAATTGTCATTATTGtgtcatacatatatattgtatCCACAGTTCTAAAAATACGCTCCACTGAGGGGCGAAAGAAAGTCTTCTCCACTTGCAGCTCTCACCTAGGAGTTGTGAGTGTACTGTATGGTGCTGTATTTTTTATGTATCTCACTCCTGATACATTTCCTGAGTTGAGTAAAGTAGCTTCCTTATGTTACACCCTAGTCACTCCTATGTTGAATCCTTTGATTTACTCTCTGAGGAACAAAGATGTCAAAGAAGCTCTGAGAAAGAGCCTAGAGAAAAGAtactttaattctatttttacagTGATGTAA